From a region of the Bradyrhizobium sp. KBS0727 genome:
- a CDS encoding DUF2798 domain-containing protein yields the protein MALSPKLVGPAISSITGLITSTGMSFVGLALNYGFQPDFAMRWLKAAATSYVVIVPVLVIVVPRIQRFVMRQAGLPAR from the coding sequence ATGGCCCTTTCCCCGAAGCTGGTCGGACCCGCGATTTCCTCGATCACCGGCCTGATCACCTCGACCGGCATGTCGTTCGTCGGTCTCGCCTTGAATTATGGCTTCCAGCCCGATTTCGCCATGCGGTGGCTGAAGGCGGCGGCAACCAGCTACGTCGTGATCGTGCCGGTATTGGTGATCGTCGTCCCGCGGATCCAGCGCTTCGTCATGCGCCAGGCTGGATTGCCGGCGCGCTGA
- a CDS encoding NAD(P)H-binding protein, producing MTTKHRYDKPILVTGAAGAVGGVGRNLTEFLLARGHKVRALVRREDERADALRRLGAEVVQGDLTDLASMHRAIEGCGRIYFGMSVSAAYLEATINTAAVARHHGVEVFVNMSQMTVSQMSISETTDSPQHKLHWLAEQALSWSGLPVVTVRPTVFLEGFFLMLAAAAVRTSDELALPMGDGKTSPISAVDVARAVAVILDDPAPHIGQIYDLTGPETADLNHYARAFSEALGRPIRYRDVPLAPWSEGLRKAGFPAHVVSHLSAMTELNRQGRYDRMTDAMYKITGEAPTNMRNFVKLHATEFNPRERAPS from the coding sequence ATGACGACGAAACATAGATACGACAAACCGATCCTCGTGACAGGAGCAGCCGGCGCTGTGGGCGGCGTCGGCCGTAACCTCACCGAATTCCTGCTCGCAAGGGGACACAAGGTGCGCGCCCTGGTTCGGCGTGAGGACGAGCGCGCCGACGCCCTCCGGCGGCTCGGCGCAGAGGTCGTACAGGGCGATTTGACGGACCTCGCCTCGATGCACCGTGCCATCGAAGGCTGCGGGCGCATCTATTTCGGAATGTCTGTTTCGGCGGCATATCTGGAAGCCACGATCAACACCGCCGCAGTGGCGCGCCATCACGGCGTCGAGGTCTTCGTAAACATGTCGCAGATGACGGTCTCGCAGATGAGCATCAGCGAGACCACCGACAGCCCGCAGCACAAGCTGCACTGGCTGGCTGAGCAGGCTCTGTCCTGGTCGGGACTGCCGGTCGTCACGGTGCGGCCGACCGTCTTCCTCGAAGGCTTCTTTCTGATGCTCGCCGCCGCCGCCGTGCGGACCTCCGACGAGTTGGCGCTGCCGATGGGCGACGGCAAAACCTCGCCGATCTCGGCGGTCGATGTAGCGCGTGCGGTCGCTGTTATCCTCGATGACCCCGCACCGCATATCGGACAAATCTACGATCTGACGGGGCCGGAAACCGCCGATCTGAATCACTATGCGCGCGCTTTCTCCGAGGCACTCGGCAGGCCCATCCGGTATCGCGACGTCCCACTCGCGCCATGGAGCGAAGGCCTGCGGAAGGCGGGGTTTCCTGCGCATGTCGTCAGCCATCTCTCGGCTATGACCGAGTTGAACAGGCAGGGACGTTACGACCGCATGACGGACGCCATGTACAAGATCACCGGCGAGGCACCGACGAACATGCGAAACTTCGTAAAACTCCATGCCACTGAGTTCAATCCGCGCGAACGGGCGCCGTCCTGA
- a CDS encoding sulfite exporter TauE/SafE family protein, with protein MELTVATVLIAFAGVFLICFMKGAFGGGFSIVGIPLLSFVMDPVTAGGLLAPLFIAMDLYALRYWKPSTWSKPDLALLLPGLVTGIGFGYLLFRVLDHRAVAIVMALTTLMFVGLWLAGGSEVKIAPRSSPKAVAAGLASGVSTMVAHSGGPPLAMYLLPLGLSKEVYAGTTSLFFTVGNATKAVPWLLLVRPAGNVWIVMAACLLAIPAGVWLGWRLHGRLDQQQIYRACYGLLVVTALKLLWDGVSGYVG; from the coding sequence ATGGAACTGACAGTAGCCACGGTCCTGATCGCTTTCGCCGGCGTGTTCCTGATCTGCTTCATGAAGGGTGCGTTCGGCGGCGGGTTCTCCATTGTCGGCATTCCCTTGTTGTCGTTCGTGATGGACCCGGTGACGGCCGGCGGCCTCCTCGCGCCACTGTTCATCGCGATGGATCTGTACGCGCTCCGCTACTGGAAGCCGTCGACGTGGTCGAAGCCCGACCTTGCGCTGCTGTTGCCTGGGCTCGTGACCGGCATCGGGTTCGGCTATCTGCTGTTCCGCGTGCTGGACCACCGTGCCGTCGCGATCGTGATGGCGCTGACCACGTTGATGTTTGTCGGCCTGTGGCTTGCCGGAGGTTCGGAGGTAAAAATAGCTCCGCGGTCGTCCCCGAAGGCGGTCGCTGCCGGTCTCGCCTCGGGCGTGTCCACCATGGTGGCGCATTCCGGCGGGCCGCCGCTTGCGATGTATCTGCTGCCGCTCGGCCTCAGCAAGGAAGTCTATGCCGGAACGACGAGTCTGTTCTTCACCGTCGGCAATGCGACCAAGGCGGTGCCGTGGTTGCTGCTGGTGAGACCGGCGGGCAACGTCTGGATCGTGATGGCAGCCTGCCTGCTCGCCATCCCCGCCGGGGTATGGCTTGGTTGGCGGCTTCACGGAAGGCTGGACCAGCAACAGATTTATCGTGCCTGTTACGGATTGCTGGTCGTGACCGCGTTAAAATTGTTGTGGGACGGCGTTTCCGGCTATGTCGGGTAA
- a CDS encoding TetR/AcrR family transcriptional regulator has product MTQIKTTQDPTDDRRCRGRPQVRPDDETRQIIYEAARHAFAAGGYAATGMETVARGAGVSTKTLYRLIPTKAALFEGMVSDRLDRFAAEVRLNVADHNDIEAALSAALMVCADLTLDEEVIALQRIVLQEAGNHAGIAATFYEKAILRTVMALAEWLRLQKERGLIALDDVDEAAGMLLGMLTSAPRRATMFGGLPLPSRSEIEARVRRCAALFLRGCQEDKRNSRLLT; this is encoded by the coding sequence ATGACTCAGATCAAAACCACCCAAGACCCCACCGACGACCGGCGCTGCCGGGGTCGTCCGCAGGTCCGCCCCGACGACGAAACCCGGCAAATCATCTATGAGGCCGCGCGGCACGCGTTTGCCGCCGGTGGCTATGCGGCGACCGGCATGGAGACCGTGGCGCGTGGCGCCGGCGTCTCCACCAAAACGCTCTATCGATTGATCCCGACCAAGGCCGCGTTGTTCGAAGGCATGGTGTCGGATCGTCTCGATCGCTTCGCCGCGGAGGTCAGGCTGAACGTCGCGGATCATAACGATATCGAAGCGGCGCTATCTGCGGCGCTGATGGTCTGCGCAGACCTCACGCTTGACGAAGAAGTGATCGCACTCCAGCGTATCGTGCTGCAGGAGGCCGGCAATCATGCCGGCATCGCGGCGACATTCTATGAGAAGGCGATCCTGCGCACCGTGATGGCGCTGGCGGAGTGGCTACGACTGCAGAAAGAGCGTGGGCTGATCGCACTCGACGATGTCGATGAAGCCGCCGGCATGCTGCTGGGGATGCTGACCTCGGCGCCGCGGCGCGCCACGATGTTCGGCGGCCTGCCGCTGCCGTCGCGTTCGGAGATCGAAGCGCGGGTACGGCGCTGTGCTGCGCTGTTCCTGCGGGGATGCCAGGAAGATAAGCGGAATTCTCGCTTGCTGACGTAG